A window from Seriola aureovittata isolate HTS-2021-v1 ecotype China chromosome 14, ASM2101889v1, whole genome shotgun sequence encodes these proteins:
- the si:ch211-233m11.1 gene encoding NACHT, LRR and PYD domains-containing protein 3 isoform X1 codes for MNRYGNREWGFPPFKTTLWGERESHTRAQRLYQRQHNPEPASRSMRSYQSMENLMSFKYQQHSVNQRLYQRQHNPEPASRSMRSYQSMENLMSFKYQQHSVYQRLYQRQHNPEPASRSMRSYQSMENLMSFKYQQHSVYQRPYQRQHNPEPHCLSMRSDRSVGRLLSFKDQQPSVNQRPYQKQHNPEPDCVSMRSDRSIGGLLSFKDQQPSVNQRSYQKQHNPEPDCVSMRSDRSIGRLLSFKDQQPSVNQRVDQESSEVPSAQSAQRHKTQQDSIFMLLEENVVTFVKDELKKIQKFLNLDYPEYLEDEKVLDGEDEEQRRSSRESFLKITLNFLRRMKQEKMADCLQSRHIAAVCQRKLKSNLKKKFQCVFEGIAKAGNPTLLNQIYTELYITEGGTGEVNDEHEVRQIETASRKPFRPETTIRQEDIFKASPGRDGPIRRVMTKGVAGIGKTVLTQKFTLDWAEDKANQDIQFTFPFTFRELNVLKERKFSLVELVHHFFTETKEAGICRFDQFQVVFIFDGLDECRLPLDFHNTESLTDVTESTSVDVLLTNLIRGKLLPSARLWITTRPAAANQIPPECVDVVTEVRGFTDPQKEEYFRKRFRDEEQASRIISHIKTTRSLHIMCHIPVFCWITATVLEEVLKTRRRGELPKTLTEMYIHFLVVQLKLKKVKYDGGAETDPHWSPESRKMIESLGKLAFEQLQKGNLIFYESDLTECGIDIRAASVYSGVFTQIFKEERGLYQDKVFCFVHLSVQEFLAALHVHLTFIKSGVNLMSGEESTSQKSERREEEEDEVDKSAETHFYQRAVDKALQSPNGHLDLFLRFLLGLSLQTNQKCLQGPLTLTGSSSQTNQETVRYVQMKIETNLSAEKSINLFHCLNELDDRSLVEEIQQSLRSGRLSTDKLSPAEWSALVFILLSSEEDLDVFDLKKYSASEEALLMLLPVVKASRKALLRGCSLSWRSCGALSSVLSSQSSSLRNLDLSNNKLQDSGVKLLSTGLQSPDCTLKTLRLSDCNLSDTSLEAISSVLSCQLSSLRNLDLSNNNLQDSGVKLLSTGLQSPNCTLEILSLSGCMIKERGFTSLASALTFNPSHLRELDLSYNHPGVSGVKLLAAGLEDPHWRLETLRVEHCGVQCMRPGLKKYSCEVTLDTNTVHTNIKLSDNNRTVTRVEEDQSYPDHPDRFDFWPQLLCRTGLTGRCYWEVECRGDVEISVSYRGIRRRGNSEDCVFGKNDQSWSLFCSHDGYSVCHNNRETSICSSPQSSLRLRSSNLRSSTRFLTLPDQLLFSSCKSNSSTKPPSQVSSPYSSSSINSPSTLLSSSSSSSSSVSNRVAVYVDCPAGSLSFYRVSSDSLIHLHTFNTTFTEPLYPGFGFWPDSSVTLCSL; via the exons GCTTTATCAGAGACAGCACAATCCTGAACCGGCCTCTAGGTCCATGAGAAGTTACCAGTCTATGGAGAATCTTATGTCCTTCAAATATCAACAACACTCTGTTTATCAAAG GCTTTATCAGAGACAGCACAATCCTGAACCGGCCTCTAGGTCCATGAGAAGTTACCAGTCTATGGAGAATCTTATGTCCTTCAAATATCAACAACACTCTGTTTATCAAAG GCCTTATCAGAGACAGCACAATCCTGAACCGCACTGTTTGTCCATGAGGAGTGACCGGTCTGTTGGTCGTCTTCTGTCCTTCAAAGACCAACAACCCTCTGTTAATCAAAG GCCTTATCAGAAACAGCACAATCCTGAACCGGACTGTGTGTCCATGAGGAGTGACCGGTCTATTGGTGGTCTTCTGTCCTTCAAAGACCAACAACCCTCTGTTAATCAAAG GTCTTATCAGAAACAGCACAATCCTGAACCAGACTGTGTGTCCATGAGGAGTGACCGGTCTATTGGTCGTCTTCTGTCCTTCAAAGACCAACAACCCTCTGTTAATCAAAG AGTGGACCAGGAGAGCTCAGAGGTTCCCAGTGCTCAGTCTGCCCAGCGGcataaaacacagcaggactccatatttatg ctgctggaggagaacgTGGTAACTTTTGTGAAGGACGAGCTGAAGAAGATTCAAAAGTTTCTGAATTTAGATTACCCAGAATACTTAGAGGATGAGAAGGTGTTGGACGGtgaagatgaagagcagaggaggagcagcagagaatCATTTCTGAAGATCACATTGAACTTCCTGaggagaatgaagcaggagaagatggctgactgtctgcagagca GACatattgctgctgtttgtcaacGAAAACTCAAAtctaacctgaagaagaagttccaGTGTGTATTTGAGGGGATCGCTAAAGCAGGAAACCCAACCCTTCTGAAccagatctacacagagctctacatcacagagggagggactggagaggtcaatgatgaacatgaggtcagacagattgaaacagcatccaggaaaccattcagaccagaaacaaccatcagacaagaagacatctttaaagcctcacctggaagagacggaccaatcagaagagtgatgacaaagggagtggctggcattgggaaaacagtcttaacacagaagttcactctggactgggctgaagacaaagccaaccaggacatacagttcacatttccattcaccttcagagagctgaatgtgctgaaagagagaaagttcagcttggtggaacttgttcatcacttctttactgaaaccaaagaagcaggaatctgcaggtttgatcagttccaggtcgtgttcatctttgacggtctgGACGAGTGTCGACTTCCTCTGgacttccacaacactgagagcctgactgatgttacagagtccacctcagtggacgtgctgctgacaaacctcatcagggggaaactgcttccctctgctcgcctctggataaccacacgacctgcagcagccaatcagatccctcctgagtgtgttgacgtggtgacagaggtcagagggttcactgacccacagaaggaggaatacttcaggaagaggttcagagatgaggagcaggccagcaggatcatctcccacatcaagacaacacgaagcctccacatcatgtgccacatcccagtcttctgctggatcactgctacagttctggaggaggtgttgaaaaccagaaggagaggagagctgcccaagaccctgactgagatgtacatccacttcctggtggttcagCTAAAACTGAAGAAGGTCAAGTATGATGGAGGAGCTGAGACCgatccacactggagtccagagagcaggaagatgattgagtctctgggaaaactggcttttgagcagctgcagaaaggaaacctgatcttctatgaatcagacctgacagagtgtggcatcgatatcagagcagcctcagtgtactcaggagtgttcacacagatctttaaagaggagagaggcctgtaccaggacaaggtgttctgcttcgtccatctgagtgttcaggagtttctggctgctcttcatgtccatctgaccttcatcaAGTCTGGAGTCAATCTGATGTCAGGAGAAGAATCAACCTCCCAGAAGtctgaaagaagagaggaagaggaagatgaagtaGATAAATCTGCAGAGACACATTTCTACCAGAGAGCTGTGGACAAGGCCTTacagagtccaaatggacacctGGACTTGTTCCTCCGCTTCCTACTGGGCCTTTCACTGCAGACCAATCAGAAATGCCTACAAGGTCCGCTGACACTGACAGGAAGTAGCTCACAGACcaatcaggaaacagtcagGTATGTTCAGATGAAAATTGAGACAAATCTGTCTGCAGAGAAGAGcatcaacctgttccactgtctgaatgaactggATGATCGTTCTCTAGTGGAGGAGATCCAACAGTCCCTGAGATCAGGACgtctctccacagataaactgtctcctgctgaatggtcagctctggtcttcatcttactgtcctcagaagaagatctggacgtgtttgacctgaagaaatactctgcttcagaggaggctcttctgatgctgctgccagtggtcaaAGCCTCCAGGAAAGCTCT ACTGAGGGGCTGCAGCCTTTCATGGAGAAGCTGTGGAGCTCtctcctcagtcctcagctcccagtcctctagtctgagaaacctggacctgagtaacaacaaactgcaggattcaggagtgaagctgctgtcaaCTGGACTGCAGAGTCCAGACTGTACACTAAAAACTCTCAG ACTGAGTGACTGTAACCTCTCAGATACAAGTCTTGAAGCTATTTCGTCAGTCCTCAGCTGCCAGTTGTCTAGTCTGAGaaacctggacctgagtaacaacaacctgcaggattcaggagtgaagctgctgtcaaCTGGACTGCAGAGTCCAAACTGTACACTGGAAATTCTCAG TCTATCAGGCTGTATGATCAAAGAGAGAGGCTTTacttctctggcctcagcactgacctttaacccctcccatctgagagagctggacctgagctacaatCATCCAGGAGTCTCAGGAGTGAAGCTTCTTGctgctggactggaggatccacactggagactggagactctcag gGTGGAGCATTGTGGAGTCCAATGCATGAGACCAGGTCTGAAGAAGT attccTGTGAAGTCACActcgacacaaacacagtacatacaaacatcaaactgtctgacaacaacaggacaGTGACACGTGTTGAGGAGGATCAGTCATATCCTGATCATCCAGACAGATTTGACTTCtggcctcagctgctgtgtagaactggtctgactggtcgctGCTACTGGGAGGTCGAGTGTAGAGGTGATGTTGAAATTTCAGTGAGTTACAGAGGAAtcagaaggagaggaaacagtgaagaCTGTGTGTTTGGAAAGAACGATCAGTCCTGGAGTCTGTTCTGCTCTCATGATGGTTACTCTGTCTGTCACAATAACAGAGAAACATCCATCTGCTCCTCCCCCCAATCCTCCTTGCGATTACGCTCCTCCAATCTACGTTCATCCACCCGATTCCTCACCCTCCCTGACCAAttgcttttctcctcctgcaAATCCAATTCTTCCACAAAGCCCCCTTCCCAAGTCAGTTCcccctactcctcctcctccatcaatTCCCCCTCCACAttactctcctcctcctcctcctcctcttcctctgtctctaacagagtagcagtgtatgtggactgtcctgctggctctctctccttctacagagtctcctctgactcactgatccacctccacaccttcaacaccacATTCACTGAACCTCTGTATCCCGGGTTTGGGTTCTGGCCTGACTCCTCAGTGACTCTGTGTTCTCTGTAG
- the si:ch211-233m11.1 gene encoding NLR family CARD domain-containing protein 3 isoform X2 encodes MNRYGNREWGFPPFKTTLWGERESHTRAQRLYQRQHNPEPASRSMRSYQSMENLMSFKYQQHSVNQRLYQRQHNPEPASRSMRSYQSMENLMSFKYQQHSVYQRLYQRQHNPEPASRSMRSYQSMENLMSFKYQQHSVYQRPYQRQHNPEPHCLSMRSDRSVGRLLSFKDQQPSVNQRPYQKQHNPEPDCVSMRSDRSIGGLLSFKDQQPSVNQRSYQKQHNPEPDCVSMRSDRSIGRLLSFKDQQPSVNQRVDQESSEVPSAQSAQRHKTQQDSIFMLLEENVVTFVKDELKKIQKFLNLDYPEYLEDEKVLDGEDEEQRRSSRESFLKITLNFLRRMKQEKMADCLQSRHIAAVCQRKLKSNLKKKFQCVFEGIAKAGNPTLLNQIYTELYITEGGTGEVNDEHEVRQIETASRKPFRPETTIRQEDIFKASPGRDGPIRRVMTKGVAGIGKTVLTQKFTLDWAEDKANQDIQFTFPFTFRELNVLKERKFSLVELVHHFFTETKEAGICRFDQFQVVFIFDGLDECRLPLDFHNTESLTDVTESTSVDVLLTNLIRGKLLPSARLWITTRPAAANQIPPECVDVVTEVRGFTDPQKEEYFRKRFRDEEQASRIISHIKTTRSLHIMCHIPVFCWITATVLEEVLKTRRRGELPKTLTEMYIHFLVVQLKLKKVKYDGGAETDPHWSPESRKMIESLGKLAFEQLQKGNLIFYESDLTECGIDIRAASVYSGVFTQIFKEERGLYQDKVFCFVHLSVQEFLAALHVHLTFIKSGVNLMSGEESTSQKSERREEEEDEVDKSAETHFYQRAVDKALQSPNGHLDLFLRFLLGLSLQTNQKCLQGPLTLTGSSSQTNQETVRYVQMKIETNLSAEKSINLFHCLNELDDRSLVEEIQQSLRSGRLSTDKLSPAEWSALVFILLSSEEDLDVFDLKKYSASEEALLMLLPVVKASRKALLRGCSLSWRSCGALSSVLSSQSSSLRNLDLSNNKLQDSGVKLLSTGLQSPDCTLKTLRLSDCNLSDTSLEAISSVLSCQLSSLRNLDLSNNNLQDSGVKLLSTGLQSPNCTLEILSLSGCMIKERGFTSLASALTFNPSHLRELDLSYNHPGVSGVKLLAAGLEDPHWRLETLSGPTVMDKLLPNCPWLSPSGLLQTQQEARSASSPSSKLLSCSFRPGPVVITTATLILLGNLCSRSQ; translated from the exons GCTTTATCAGAGACAGCACAATCCTGAACCGGCCTCTAGGTCCATGAGAAGTTACCAGTCTATGGAGAATCTTATGTCCTTCAAATATCAACAACACTCTGTTTATCAAAG GCTTTATCAGAGACAGCACAATCCTGAACCGGCCTCTAGGTCCATGAGAAGTTACCAGTCTATGGAGAATCTTATGTCCTTCAAATATCAACAACACTCTGTTTATCAAAG GCCTTATCAGAGACAGCACAATCCTGAACCGCACTGTTTGTCCATGAGGAGTGACCGGTCTGTTGGTCGTCTTCTGTCCTTCAAAGACCAACAACCCTCTGTTAATCAAAG GCCTTATCAGAAACAGCACAATCCTGAACCGGACTGTGTGTCCATGAGGAGTGACCGGTCTATTGGTGGTCTTCTGTCCTTCAAAGACCAACAACCCTCTGTTAATCAAAG GTCTTATCAGAAACAGCACAATCCTGAACCAGACTGTGTGTCCATGAGGAGTGACCGGTCTATTGGTCGTCTTCTGTCCTTCAAAGACCAACAACCCTCTGTTAATCAAAG AGTGGACCAGGAGAGCTCAGAGGTTCCCAGTGCTCAGTCTGCCCAGCGGcataaaacacagcaggactccatatttatg ctgctggaggagaacgTGGTAACTTTTGTGAAGGACGAGCTGAAGAAGATTCAAAAGTTTCTGAATTTAGATTACCCAGAATACTTAGAGGATGAGAAGGTGTTGGACGGtgaagatgaagagcagaggaggagcagcagagaatCATTTCTGAAGATCACATTGAACTTCCTGaggagaatgaagcaggagaagatggctgactgtctgcagagca GACatattgctgctgtttgtcaacGAAAACTCAAAtctaacctgaagaagaagttccaGTGTGTATTTGAGGGGATCGCTAAAGCAGGAAACCCAACCCTTCTGAAccagatctacacagagctctacatcacagagggagggactggagaggtcaatgatgaacatgaggtcagacagattgaaacagcatccaggaaaccattcagaccagaaacaaccatcagacaagaagacatctttaaagcctcacctggaagagacggaccaatcagaagagtgatgacaaagggagtggctggcattgggaaaacagtcttaacacagaagttcactctggactgggctgaagacaaagccaaccaggacatacagttcacatttccattcaccttcagagagctgaatgtgctgaaagagagaaagttcagcttggtggaacttgttcatcacttctttactgaaaccaaagaagcaggaatctgcaggtttgatcagttccaggtcgtgttcatctttgacggtctgGACGAGTGTCGACTTCCTCTGgacttccacaacactgagagcctgactgatgttacagagtccacctcagtggacgtgctgctgacaaacctcatcagggggaaactgcttccctctgctcgcctctggataaccacacgacctgcagcagccaatcagatccctcctgagtgtgttgacgtggtgacagaggtcagagggttcactgacccacagaaggaggaatacttcaggaagaggttcagagatgaggagcaggccagcaggatcatctcccacatcaagacaacacgaagcctccacatcatgtgccacatcccagtcttctgctggatcactgctacagttctggaggaggtgttgaaaaccagaaggagaggagagctgcccaagaccctgactgagatgtacatccacttcctggtggttcagCTAAAACTGAAGAAGGTCAAGTATGATGGAGGAGCTGAGACCgatccacactggagtccagagagcaggaagatgattgagtctctgggaaaactggcttttgagcagctgcagaaaggaaacctgatcttctatgaatcagacctgacagagtgtggcatcgatatcagagcagcctcagtgtactcaggagtgttcacacagatctttaaagaggagagaggcctgtaccaggacaaggtgttctgcttcgtccatctgagtgttcaggagtttctggctgctcttcatgtccatctgaccttcatcaAGTCTGGAGTCAATCTGATGTCAGGAGAAGAATCAACCTCCCAGAAGtctgaaagaagagaggaagaggaagatgaagtaGATAAATCTGCAGAGACACATTTCTACCAGAGAGCTGTGGACAAGGCCTTacagagtccaaatggacacctGGACTTGTTCCTCCGCTTCCTACTGGGCCTTTCACTGCAGACCAATCAGAAATGCCTACAAGGTCCGCTGACACTGACAGGAAGTAGCTCACAGACcaatcaggaaacagtcagGTATGTTCAGATGAAAATTGAGACAAATCTGTCTGCAGAGAAGAGcatcaacctgttccactgtctgaatgaactggATGATCGTTCTCTAGTGGAGGAGATCCAACAGTCCCTGAGATCAGGACgtctctccacagataaactgtctcctgctgaatggtcagctctggtcttcatcttactgtcctcagaagaagatctggacgtgtttgacctgaagaaatactctgcttcagaggaggctcttctgatgctgctgccagtggtcaaAGCCTCCAGGAAAGCTCT ACTGAGGGGCTGCAGCCTTTCATGGAGAAGCTGTGGAGCTCtctcctcagtcctcagctcccagtcctctagtctgagaaacctggacctgagtaacaacaaactgcaggattcaggagtgaagctgctgtcaaCTGGACTGCAGAGTCCAGACTGTACACTAAAAACTCTCAG ACTGAGTGACTGTAACCTCTCAGATACAAGTCTTGAAGCTATTTCGTCAGTCCTCAGCTGCCAGTTGTCTAGTCTGAGaaacctggacctgagtaacaacaacctgcaggattcaggagtgaagctgctgtcaaCTGGACTGCAGAGTCCAAACTGTACACTGGAAATTCTCAG TCTATCAGGCTGTATGATCAAAGAGAGAGGCTTTacttctctggcctcagcactgacctttaacccctcccatctgagagagctggacctgagctacaatCATCCAGGAGTCTCAGGAGTGAAGCTTCTTGctgctggactggaggatccacactggagactggagactctcag TGGTCCGACAGTGATGGACAAATTACTGCCCAACTGCCCCTGGCTTTCCCCCTCTGGCCTACTCCAAACCCAGCAAGAGGCTCGTTCAGCCTCTTCCCCATCCTCCAAGCTGCTTTCTTGCTCCTTTCGTCCAGGCCCAGTGGTGATAACAACTGCCACATTGATCTTGCTGGGAAACCTCTGCAGTCGATCTCAATGA
- the si:ch211-233m11.1 gene encoding NLR family CARD domain-containing protein 3 isoform X4, with the protein MNRYGNREWGFPPFKTTLWGERESHTRAQRLYQRQHNPEPASRSMRSYQSMENLMSFKYQQHSVNQRLYQRQHNPEPASRSMRSYQSMENLMSFKYQQHSVYQRLYQRQHNPEPASRSMRSYQSMENLMSFKYQQHSVYQRPYQRQHNPEPHCLSMRSDRSVGRLLSFKDQQPSVNQRPYQKQHNPEPDCVSMRSDRSIGGLLSFKDQQPSVNQRSYQKQHNPEPDCVSMRSDRSIGRLLSFKDQQPSVNQRVDQESSEVPSAQSAQRHKTQQDSIFMLLEENVVTFVKDELKKIQKFLNLDYPEYLEDEKVLDGEDEEQRRSSRESFLKITLNFLRRMKQEKMADCLQSRHIAAVCQRKLKSNLKKKFQCVFEGIAKAGNPTLLNQIYTELYITEGGTGEVNDEHEVRQIETASRKPFRPETTIRQEDIFKASPGRDGPIRRVMTKGVAGIGKTVLTQKFTLDWAEDKANQDIQFTFPFTFRELNVLKERKFSLVELVHHFFTETKEAGICRFDQFQVVFIFDGLDECRLPLDFHNTESLTDVTESTSVDVLLTNLIRGKLLPSARLWITTRPAAANQIPPECVDVVTEVRGFTDPQKEEYFRKRFRDEEQASRIISHIKTTRSLHIMCHIPVFCWITATVLEEVLKTRRRGELPKTLTEMYIHFLVVQLKLKKVKYDGGAETDPHWSPESRKMIESLGKLAFEQLQKGNLIFYESDLTECGIDIRAASVYSGVFTQIFKEERGLYQDKVFCFVHLSVQEFLAALHVHLTFIKSGVNLMSGEESTSQKSERREEEEDEVDKSAETHFYQRAVDKALQSPNGHLDLFLRFLLGLSLQTNQKCLQGPLTLTGSSSQTNQETVRYVQMKIETNLSAEKSINLFHCLNELDDRSLVEEIQQSLRSGRLSTDKLSPAEWSALVFILLSSEEDLDVFDLKKYSASEEALLMLLPVVKASRKALLRGCSLSWRSCGALSSVLSSQSSSLRNLDLSNNKLQDSGVKLLSTGLQSPDCTLKTLRLSDCNLSDTSLEAISSVLSCQLSSLRNLDLSNNNLQDSGVKLLSTGLQSPNCTLEILRLSGCNLSKRHLEALTSVLKSKSSSLKELDLSNNDLQDLGVTLLSYGLQSPHNKLESLRSVDIRLSLVVFSFSLFT; encoded by the exons GCTTTATCAGAGACAGCACAATCCTGAACCGGCCTCTAGGTCCATGAGAAGTTACCAGTCTATGGAGAATCTTATGTCCTTCAAATATCAACAACACTCTGTTTATCAAAG GCTTTATCAGAGACAGCACAATCCTGAACCGGCCTCTAGGTCCATGAGAAGTTACCAGTCTATGGAGAATCTTATGTCCTTCAAATATCAACAACACTCTGTTTATCAAAG GCCTTATCAGAGACAGCACAATCCTGAACCGCACTGTTTGTCCATGAGGAGTGACCGGTCTGTTGGTCGTCTTCTGTCCTTCAAAGACCAACAACCCTCTGTTAATCAAAG GCCTTATCAGAAACAGCACAATCCTGAACCGGACTGTGTGTCCATGAGGAGTGACCGGTCTATTGGTGGTCTTCTGTCCTTCAAAGACCAACAACCCTCTGTTAATCAAAG GTCTTATCAGAAACAGCACAATCCTGAACCAGACTGTGTGTCCATGAGGAGTGACCGGTCTATTGGTCGTCTTCTGTCCTTCAAAGACCAACAACCCTCTGTTAATCAAAG AGTGGACCAGGAGAGCTCAGAGGTTCCCAGTGCTCAGTCTGCCCAGCGGcataaaacacagcaggactccatatttatg ctgctggaggagaacgTGGTAACTTTTGTGAAGGACGAGCTGAAGAAGATTCAAAAGTTTCTGAATTTAGATTACCCAGAATACTTAGAGGATGAGAAGGTGTTGGACGGtgaagatgaagagcagaggaggagcagcagagaatCATTTCTGAAGATCACATTGAACTTCCTGaggagaatgaagcaggagaagatggctgactgtctgcagagca GACatattgctgctgtttgtcaacGAAAACTCAAAtctaacctgaagaagaagttccaGTGTGTATTTGAGGGGATCGCTAAAGCAGGAAACCCAACCCTTCTGAAccagatctacacagagctctacatcacagagggagggactggagaggtcaatgatgaacatgaggtcagacagattgaaacagcatccaggaaaccattcagaccagaaacaaccatcagacaagaagacatctttaaagcctcacctggaagagacggaccaatcagaagagtgatgacaaagggagtggctggcattgggaaaacagtcttaacacagaagttcactctggactgggctgaagacaaagccaaccaggacatacagttcacatttccattcaccttcagagagctgaatgtgctgaaagagagaaagttcagcttggtggaacttgttcatcacttctttactgaaaccaaagaagcaggaatctgcaggtttgatcagttccaggtcgtgttcatctttgacggtctgGACGAGTGTCGACTTCCTCTGgacttccacaacactgagagcctgactgatgttacagagtccacctcagtggacgtgctgctgacaaacctcatcagggggaaactgcttccctctgctcgcctctggataaccacacgacctgcagcagccaatcagatccctcctgagtgtgttgacgtggtgacagaggtcagagggttcactgacccacagaaggaggaatacttcaggaagaggttcagagatgaggagcaggccagcaggatcatctcccacatcaagacaacacgaagcctccacatcatgtgccacatcccagtcttctgctggatcactgctacagttctggaggaggtgttgaaaaccagaaggagaggagagctgcccaagaccctgactgagatgtacatccacttcctggtggttcagCTAAAACTGAAGAAGGTCAAGTATGATGGAGGAGCTGAGACCgatccacactggagtccagagagcaggaagatgattgagtctctgggaaaactggcttttgagcagctgcagaaaggaaacctgatcttctatgaatcagacctgacagagtgtggcatcgatatcagagcagcctcagtgtactcaggagtgttcacacagatctttaaagaggagagaggcctgtaccaggacaaggtgttctgcttcgtccatctgagtgttcaggagtttctggctgctcttcatgtccatctgaccttcatcaAGTCTGGAGTCAATCTGATGTCAGGAGAAGAATCAACCTCCCAGAAGtctgaaagaagagaggaagaggaagatgaagtaGATAAATCTGCAGAGACACATTTCTACCAGAGAGCTGTGGACAAGGCCTTacagagtccaaatggacacctGGACTTGTTCCTCCGCTTCCTACTGGGCCTTTCACTGCAGACCAATCAGAAATGCCTACAAGGTCCGCTGACACTGACAGGAAGTAGCTCACAGACcaatcaggaaacagtcagGTATGTTCAGATGAAAATTGAGACAAATCTGTCTGCAGAGAAGAGcatcaacctgttccactgtctgaatgaactggATGATCGTTCTCTAGTGGAGGAGATCCAACAGTCCCTGAGATCAGGACgtctctccacagataaactgtctcctgctgaatggtcagctctggtcttcatcttactgtcctcagaagaagatctggacgtgtttgacctgaagaaatactctgcttcagaggaggctcttctgatgctgctgccagtggtcaaAGCCTCCAGGAAAGCTCT ACTGAGGGGCTGCAGCCTTTCATGGAGAAGCTGTGGAGCTCtctcctcagtcctcagctcccagtcctctagtctgagaaacctggacctgagtaacaacaaactgcaggattcaggagtgaagctgctgtcaaCTGGACTGCAGAGTCCAGACTGTACACTAAAAACTCTCAG ACTGAGTGACTGTAACCTCTCAGATACAAGTCTTGAAGCTATTTCGTCAGTCCTCAGCTGCCAGTTGTCTAGTCTGAGaaacctggacctgagtaacaacaacctgcaggattcaggagtgaagctgctgtcaaCTGGACTGCAGAGTCCAAACTGTACACTGGAAATTCTCAG ACTGAGTGGCTGTAACCTCTCAAAGAGACATCTTGAAGCTCTGACCTCAGTTCTCAAATCCAAGTCCTCTAGTCTGAAAGAACTGGACTTGAGTAACAACGACCTGCAGGATTTAGGAGTGACATTGCTGTCTTATGGACTGCAGAGTCCACACAATAAACTGGAAAGTCTCAGATCTGTTGACATAAGATTGTCTTTAGTGGTCTTTAGTTTCAGTCTctttacatga